One part of the Bdellovibrio bacteriovorus genome encodes these proteins:
- a CDS encoding sigma-54-dependent transcriptional regulator, whose product MRSQRVLILDDESSLRTALFRVLDRKGLNVITANKIEEAKVLCQGDSPVDLAIVDLNLPDGDGIEFMTYLKSLTPATEVIILTGHATIESAIRATQKGAFHFVTKPFNLEELMSLIEKALTHKKLQQENQQLRSELNKKYKFDQIIGTSDQIQNVLRMIERVADSDSTVLVTGESGTGKELIARAIHYNSSRAQGPFVPINCGAIPSELLESELFGHMKGAFTGAIANRVGRFEMADGGTIFLDEIGDLEPSLQVKLLRALQERSFEPVGSTKTVSVNVRVIAATNLNLEEAVENGKFREDLFYRLNVIPITVPALRERKSDIPLLLNHFMDIFNKTKGRGLTGITSDALDCLVNYPWPGNIRELENLVERMTILKGQGQVDISDLPLKYKSGKTASTEIGGLEIPDVGMDFNSAVDAYENALILKALEKTGWNRNQAAALLRLNRTTLVEKIKKKGLTPPNEITPT is encoded by the coding sequence ATGCGTAGCCAACGTGTCCTGATATTAGATGATGAGTCTTCACTCCGCACCGCTCTGTTCCGGGTGCTGGATCGCAAAGGCCTGAACGTCATCACCGCCAATAAAATCGAAGAAGCCAAAGTTCTGTGCCAGGGTGACAGCCCGGTGGATCTGGCCATTGTCGATTTGAATCTTCCAGATGGCGACGGCATCGAGTTCATGACTTATCTTAAATCACTCACACCGGCGACTGAAGTGATCATCCTGACTGGTCATGCCACTATTGAATCCGCGATTCGCGCGACTCAAAAAGGGGCCTTCCACTTCGTGACCAAACCCTTCAATCTTGAAGAGCTGATGAGTCTGATTGAAAAAGCCCTGACGCACAAAAAACTGCAGCAGGAAAATCAGCAACTGCGCTCGGAGCTGAACAAGAAATACAAATTCGACCAGATCATCGGCACCAGCGACCAAATCCAGAATGTTCTGCGCATGATTGAGCGCGTGGCTGATTCTGATTCGACAGTTCTGGTGACCGGGGAATCCGGGACCGGGAAAGAACTGATTGCCCGCGCAATTCACTATAACTCCTCCCGCGCACAAGGGCCTTTTGTACCGATTAACTGCGGTGCGATCCCTTCAGAACTTTTGGAAAGTGAACTGTTCGGTCATATGAAAGGTGCCTTCACCGGCGCCATTGCCAACCGTGTGGGCCGCTTTGAAATGGCTGACGGGGGCACGATCTTCCTGGATGAAATCGGTGATCTTGAGCCGTCCCTGCAAGTGAAGCTTTTGCGCGCCCTGCAGGAAAGAAGCTTTGAGCCGGTGGGATCCACCAAAACTGTCAGCGTGAATGTGCGTGTAATTGCCGCGACCAATCTGAATCTGGAAGAAGCGGTTGAAAACGGCAAGTTCCGTGAGGATCTGTTCTATCGCCTGAACGTGATTCCGATCACCGTTCCGGCTTTGCGCGAACGCAAGAGCGATATTCCGCTGCTGCTGAATCATTTCATGGATATCTTCAATAAAACCAAGGGCCGCGGTCTGACCGGCATCACTTCTGATGCTTTGGACTGTCTGGTGAATTACCCTTGGCCAGGAAACATCCGTGAACTTGAAAACCTGGTGGAGCGCATGACGATCCTTAAAGGCCAGGGTCAGGTGGACATTTCCGATCTGCCTTTGAAATACAAATCCGGCAAAACGGCTTCGACTGAAATCGGCGGCCTTGAAATTCCGGATGTGGGTATGGACTTTAATTCGGCGGTGGACGCTTACGAAAACGCCCTGATTCTGAAAGCCCTGGAAAAAACAGGCTGGAATCGCAATCAGGCAGCGGCTTTGCTAAGACTGAACCGCACAACTCTGGTAGAGAAGATCAAAAAGAAAGGTCTGACCCCGCCAAACGAAATCACCCCGACTTAA
- a CDS encoding response regulator, producing the protein MSFQRIKCPTLVIDDNSTDRMIMVAALDTLGFKNILEAEDGSIALGKLENAFDTLNPVQLIFLDWRMPKRDGAAVLQELKRSRKFKSVKVIMTTNVSDENSVKSALKDGVDDYIVKPVTLDLLRKKIENLGF; encoded by the coding sequence ATGAGTTTTCAACGCATTAAATGTCCGACTCTGGTAATTGACGACAACAGCACCGACCGCATGATCATGGTGGCGGCGCTGGACACCCTGGGCTTTAAGAATATTCTTGAAGCCGAAGATGGATCCATCGCTTTGGGAAAATTGGAAAATGCCTTTGATACGCTGAACCCCGTGCAACTGATCTTTTTGGATTGGCGTATGCCCAAGCGTGATGGTGCCGCCGTTTTGCAGGAACTGAAACGGTCGCGAAAATTCAAATCCGTGAAAGTCATCATGACCACCAATGTGTCAGATGAAAACTCGGTGAAGTCCGCCTTGAAAGACGGTGTGGATGACTACATCGTTAAACCCGTCACTTTGGACCTGCTTCGCAAAAAGATCGAAAACCTGGGCTTCTAA
- a CDS encoding transporter substrate-binding domain-containing protein: protein MKWAFILVFFVSSMAMAEQSPLQSPKPVVMGLPFHVKRIKAIMQYQDFINQTMSSVGYKVSIRNTQGSPPNKVLTDGQIDAITYDDKTWTEQRDKTVSLSFPIIRTRGRIFFKGNNTRFDETKLAKFKGGISNNNMAFTEEATRRKLRFINTASPLQSVVDLMSGKIDYFVAIQEVGLSAVDSHPEGKSSIVMGKTVFLEVPLYLTFSRKFQSDLPRIESAFRKALTGDLSKYPLIIENLNKEP from the coding sequence ATGAAATGGGCCTTTATACTTGTATTTTTTGTAAGCTCAATGGCGATGGCTGAACAGTCGCCTTTGCAGTCGCCCAAGCCTGTGGTGATGGGGCTGCCCTTTCATGTCAAACGCATTAAAGCCATCATGCAGTATCAGGACTTCATCAATCAGACTATGTCCAGCGTGGGATACAAAGTCAGCATCCGCAACACTCAAGGCAGTCCCCCCAATAAAGTGCTGACCGATGGACAGATCGACGCCATTACCTATGACGACAAGACCTGGACCGAGCAGCGGGATAAGACCGTCAGTCTGTCATTTCCGATTATTCGCACTCGAGGGCGCATTTTTTTCAAGGGTAACAACACACGATTTGACGAAACCAAACTGGCAAAGTTCAAGGGCGGTATTTCCAATAACAATATGGCGTTCACAGAAGAAGCAACCCGCCGCAAACTGAGGTTCATCAACACCGCAAGTCCGTTGCAAAGTGTGGTGGATCTAATGAGTGGCAAGATTGACTATTTTGTCGCCATCCAGGAAGTGGGATTGAGTGCCGTCGATTCTCACCCCGAAGGCAAAAGCAGTATTGTCATGGGTAAAACAGTTTTTCTGGAAGTGCCGCTGTATCTGACTTTTTCGCGAAAGTTCCAGTCGGATCTGCCGCGGATTGAAAGTGCCTTTCGCAAAGCGCTGACCGGAGACCTGTCCAAATACCCGCTGATCATTGAAAATCTGAATAAAGAGCCCTGA